A single window of Halobacillus naozhouensis DNA harbors:
- the yfmH gene encoding EF-P 5-aminopentanol modification-associated protein YfmH, translated as MEALTYKQLNETVYSETMENGLQVFLLAKPEMAKTFGIFTTNYGSIDQTFTPIGKEEQVTVPEGIAHFLEHKLFEKEDRDVFQDFTKQGASANAFTSFTKTAYLFSATSQIEKNVETLLDFVQDPYFSKESVEKEKGIIGQEIRMYDDQPDWRSFFGTIQSLYHKHPVRVDIAGTVDSIEDITKDDLYTCYETFYHPSNMVLFVAGNIEPEKMMEQIRSNQNRKEFKGIPKIERFYPEEPAEVAKSEASITMPVTTAKAMIGVKEDVSALDGAELVRAELLSGMILDYYFSKSGEFYEQLYKEDLIDSSFQYETELDRQFGFTILGGDSRKPDELAARVKEMLHQLKDNHISEEDFKRMKRKKIGQFMRALNSMEFIANQFTHYHMLGVDLFDVLPTIESLTTSDADQYVENWIKEDSISVFQVNPQTNA; from the coding sequence ATGGAAGCATTAACATATAAGCAGTTAAATGAGACCGTGTATTCAGAAACGATGGAAAATGGTTTACAAGTGTTTTTACTGGCCAAGCCTGAGATGGCCAAAACATTCGGCATTTTCACAACAAATTATGGATCCATTGATCAAACCTTTACCCCAATTGGAAAAGAAGAGCAAGTGACAGTTCCAGAAGGGATTGCTCATTTTCTTGAACATAAGCTGTTTGAAAAAGAAGACCGTGATGTGTTTCAGGATTTCACGAAACAGGGAGCATCTGCTAACGCTTTTACGTCGTTTACTAAGACGGCATACTTGTTTTCTGCAACTAGTCAGATTGAAAAAAATGTAGAAACATTATTAGATTTCGTTCAGGACCCTTATTTTTCTAAGGAATCAGTTGAGAAAGAGAAAGGGATTATCGGTCAGGAAATTCGTATGTACGATGATCAGCCAGATTGGCGTTCTTTCTTTGGAACGATTCAAAGTCTTTATCACAAACACCCAGTCAGGGTAGACATTGCCGGCACGGTTGATTCGATTGAAGATATTACGAAAGATGACCTTTATACGTGTTATGAAACGTTCTATCACCCTTCCAACATGGTGTTGTTTGTAGCCGGTAATATCGAACCGGAGAAGATGATGGAACAAATTCGCAGCAACCAAAATCGGAAAGAATTTAAGGGAATACCAAAGATTGAACGTTTTTATCCGGAGGAACCAGCGGAAGTAGCTAAATCCGAAGCCTCTATTACCATGCCGGTTACGACAGCAAAAGCAATGATTGGTGTAAAAGAGGATGTATCGGCACTTGACGGCGCAGAACTTGTAAGGGCTGAACTGTTGTCTGGAATGATACTTGATTATTATTTCTCCAAAAGTGGAGAATTCTACGAACAGCTCTATAAAGAAGATTTAATTGATTCCAGCTTTCAATATGAAACCGAATTAGATCGACAATTTGGCTTCACCATCCTTGGTGGAGATTCAAGAAAACCTGATGAGTTAGCGGCCCGAGTAAAAGAAATGCTTCACCAGCTCAAAGACAACCATATTTCAGAGGAAGATTTTAAACGTATGAAACGTAAAAAAATCGGTCAATTCATGCGGGCCTTGAATTCAATGGAATTTATCGCTAATCAATTTACGCATTACCATATGCTAGGTGTTGATTTGTTCGACGTCCTTCCAACCATTGAATCACTTACGACCAGCGATGCCGATCAGTACGTCGAGAATTGGATAAAAGAAGACAGCATTTCAGTCTTCCAGGTGAACCCACAGACCAATGCCTAA
- the ymfI gene encoding elongation factor P 5-aminopentanone reductase, which yields MPKRCLIIGASGEIGIQTTELLAAEGYAVAVHYHKNQQRIMELKQRISSQQWLGAYQGDLSTATGLDALIGKLPLDFDAIVFAQGNHSNHLLQDMSASEMDKMYFVHVKSVWLITHHLLPSMISNKSGEIVVVSSVWGEEGASTEVVYSSVKGAQISFVKGLAKETAPSNIRVNAVTPGLIATKMNDHLAAEDLDSLESEIPLGRSGMGSEVAQAILFLLSKRSSYITGHILRVNGGWY from the coding sequence ATGCCTAAGCGTTGTTTAATCATTGGAGCCAGCGGTGAGATCGGCATCCAGACCACAGAGTTATTGGCTGCTGAAGGATATGCCGTGGCGGTTCATTATCATAAAAATCAGCAACGGATAATGGAGCTGAAGCAGCGGATTTCGAGCCAGCAATGGTTGGGTGCTTACCAAGGAGATTTATCTACTGCCACCGGCCTTGATGCGTTAATCGGTAAGCTGCCCTTGGATTTTGACGCTATTGTGTTTGCCCAGGGTAATCACTCTAACCACTTGCTTCAGGACATGAGTGCTTCTGAAATGGATAAGATGTATTTTGTCCACGTTAAATCAGTATGGCTCATCACCCACCACTTGCTTCCGTCAATGATTTCAAATAAGTCAGGAGAAATCGTCGTTGTGTCGTCAGTTTGGGGAGAAGAAGGCGCCAGTACCGAGGTGGTTTACAGCTCGGTGAAAGGGGCACAAATTAGTTTTGTAAAGGGATTAGCCAAGGAAACAGCTCCCAGTAATATTCGTGTGAATGCAGTGACCCCTGGGCTGATTGCAACCAAAATGAACGACCACTTGGCAGCTGAAGACTTAGATTCATTAGAGAGTGAAATCCCGTTAGGCCGTTCAGGGATGGGCTCGGAAGTGGCGCAGGCGATCTTGTTTTTATTAAGTAAACGCTCAAGCTATATAACTGGTCATATTCTCCGTGTCAACGGCGGCTGGTATTAA
- a CDS encoding DUF3243 domain-containing protein has translation MSVLDNFESFKSFLGDRMNQAEGQGMNHSAVNEVAYEIGDYLSKNVEAKNDQEAVLRELWNVADEKEQHAIANMMVKLVQNDKPQS, from the coding sequence ATGTCTGTACTTGACAACTTTGAATCTTTCAAATCTTTCCTTGGTGATCGCATGAACCAAGCGGAAGGACAAGGGATGAACCATAGTGCTGTAAACGAAGTCGCTTATGAGATTGGTGATTATTTATCAAAAAATGTTGAAGCTAAAAATGATCAGGAAGCAGTTCTTCGTGAGCTATGGAACGTTGCTGATGAGAAAGAGCAGCATGCTATTGCAAACATGATGGTTAAACTTGTTCAGAATGACAAGCCACAATCATAA
- a CDS encoding DUF3388 domain-containing protein, with protein sequence MEKKEWYLEYEIQYNRPGLLGDISSLLGMMAINIVTINGVENSHRGMLLLCKEEDQITRLRSILNTMDTIKITKLRRPKLRDRLAVRHGRYIHSDIDDRKTFRFNREDLGLLVDFMAELYMKEGHKLIGIRGMPRVGKTESVVAASVCANKRWLFVSSTLLKQTVRNQLIEEEYNEDNLYIIDGIVSAKRASEKHWQLVREIMRLPAVKVIEHPDIFVQETEYKMEDFDYIIELRSNEDEEITYEPVEKRGMNRDGFSMFDF encoded by the coding sequence ATGGAGAAAAAAGAATGGTATTTAGAATATGAAATCCAATATAACCGTCCAGGATTGCTTGGAGATATTTCGTCACTGCTTGGAATGATGGCGATTAATATAGTTACGATTAATGGGGTGGAGAATTCTCATAGAGGGATGCTTCTGCTCTGCAAAGAGGAAGATCAAATTACTCGGCTTCGGTCGATATTAAATACAATGGATACCATTAAAATAACTAAATTGCGCAGGCCTAAACTGAGGGATCGGCTAGCCGTAAGGCACGGTCGTTACATACATAGTGATATTGATGACAGAAAAACATTCCGATTTAACCGGGAGGATCTTGGGCTGCTTGTAGACTTTATGGCTGAACTGTACATGAAAGAGGGACATAAGCTGATTGGTATTCGTGGTATGCCGCGCGTAGGGAAAACTGAATCTGTTGTAGCGGCTAGTGTATGTGCGAATAAACGCTGGTTATTTGTGTCGAGCACGTTACTTAAGCAAACGGTCAGGAACCAGTTGATCGAGGAAGAGTATAACGAGGATAATTTATATATTATAGATGGAATTGTCTCTGCGAAAAGGGCAAGCGAGAAACATTGGCAACTTGTAAGAGAAATTATGCGTCTTCCCGCTGTAAAAGTAATTGAACATCCAGATATATTTGTTCAAGAGACTGAGTATAAAATGGAGGACTTCGATTATATTATTGAACTTAGAAGCAATGAAGATGAAGAAATTACGTATGAACCAGTAGAAAAGCGAGGAATGAATAGGGATGGCTTTTCTATGTTTGATTTTTAA
- a CDS encoding helix-turn-helix domain-containing protein — protein sequence MEIGSRLREAREAKELTLEEVQSTTKIQKRYLQAIENNEFGILPGKFYTRAFIREYASAVGLNPEQVMEEHSSELPTTEEEPVVTYSRVQKAKSESSSNKAGGFAKSFPRILSILLLVIVAIVAYYFITEGTDSNEGANEPKNEDQVAVRTNTESQENTSEGDQSQDQPANESADDNQEKDQTEDKKETIDEEPAIEVSQVETGSGSFPMHTYEVTGAEERELTLEFTGKTYVAVQAPQGGENLIPPDVYTSDDKTMNMDISEYEQVYIKTGSAPGLTVKVNNKTMEFQGDKLTQKLLINFK from the coding sequence ATGGAGATTGGATCTCGATTAAGAGAAGCGAGAGAAGCAAAGGAATTGACACTTGAAGAAGTGCAGAGTACGACAAAAATTCAAAAAAGATACCTTCAGGCGATTGAGAATAATGAGTTTGGCATCCTTCCAGGGAAGTTTTACACCCGGGCATTTATCCGGGAGTATGCTTCAGCAGTTGGATTGAACCCTGAGCAGGTGATGGAGGAACACAGCAGTGAACTCCCAACTACAGAAGAGGAGCCTGTTGTGACGTATAGCCGTGTGCAGAAGGCTAAAAGTGAATCGAGTTCTAACAAAGCCGGCGGTTTTGCTAAATCCTTTCCGAGGATATTGTCGATTCTTCTGTTAGTTATTGTGGCTATCGTAGCCTACTACTTTATTACAGAAGGAACAGACTCGAATGAAGGGGCCAATGAACCGAAAAATGAGGATCAGGTAGCTGTTAGAACGAATACGGAGTCTCAAGAAAATACTTCAGAGGGAGATCAATCTCAAGACCAACCTGCTAACGAATCTGCTGATGACAATCAGGAAAAAGACCAGACTGAAGATAAGAAAGAAACGATTGATGAAGAACCGGCGATTGAAGTAAGCCAAGTTGAAACAGGCTCAGGTTCTTTCCCGATGCATACGTATGAAGTTACCGGAGCAGAGGAAAGAGAACTCACCCTCGAATTTACAGGGAAGACTTATGTAGCTGTCCAAGCTCCTCAAGGCGGCGAAAACCTCATACCACCTGACGTTTACACGTCTGACGATAAAACGATGAATATGGATATTTCTGAATACGAACAAGTATATATTAAAACGGGTTCGGCCCCTGGTCTGACCGTGAAAGTTAATAATAAAACCATGGAGTTCCAAGGAGACAAACTAACACAAAAACTATTAATTAATTTTAAATAA
- the pgsA gene encoding CDP-diacylglycerol--glycerol-3-phosphate 3-phosphatidyltransferase, with product MNLPNKITLSRIFLIPIFIVLMSVPFQWGNLQIGHAVLPVSHLAGALLFIIASTTDWIDGYIARKHNLVTNLGKFLDPLADKLLVSAALILLVQIGLAPAWIVIVIISREFAVTGLRLVAAGEGSVLAASQMGKLKTWIQIVSISLLLLHNWPFAYIGFPMGIIALYAALIITVISGYDYFVKNWHVMRDSK from the coding sequence GTGAATTTACCAAATAAGATTACGTTATCAAGAATTTTTCTCATTCCCATTTTTATTGTGTTGATGAGTGTCCCTTTTCAATGGGGAAATCTCCAAATCGGCCATGCAGTATTGCCTGTTTCCCATTTAGCTGGGGCTTTATTATTTATTATTGCCTCTACAACGGATTGGATAGACGGTTATATTGCCCGTAAACATAATCTTGTAACCAACTTAGGAAAGTTTCTCGATCCTTTAGCTGATAAGTTGTTGGTTAGTGCGGCATTGATTTTGTTAGTGCAAATTGGGTTAGCCCCAGCGTGGATCGTGATTGTCATTATCAGTCGCGAATTTGCTGTTACAGGTCTTCGTCTGGTGGCAGCAGGGGAAGGGAGTGTGCTAGCTGCTAGTCAGATGGGTAAACTGAAAACATGGATTCAAATTGTGTCAATTTCTCTACTTCTTTTGCACAATTGGCCTTTCGCCTACATCGGGTTTCCAATGGGAATCATTGCCCTGTACGCGGCGCTTATCATAACAGTCATATCAGGCTATGACTACTTCGTGAAAAATTGGCACGTTATGAGGGATTCCAAATGA
- a CDS encoding competence/damage-inducible protein A, protein MKTEIIAVGTELLLGQIANTNAQWISRILAKYGASVYFHGVVGDNMERAVKTFEVASERSDVIIVTGGLGPTEDDLTRDAVKPLLKQNLVIHEETLTKIEAVYQNNNRQMTANNRKQALVFEHAKVLHNAEGMAPGQIVKYEQTLFVFLPGVPSEMKSLMENQVLPYLIEAFTLESEIVSEMLRFIGIGESALEHKLEDMIAQQVNPTIAPLASEGEVGLRLTSSGAEAKSKIAALKSDILQRAGEFYYGSDDLTIEEKVRDLLKENKLTLGSAESLTGGKFIERLISLPGASEVCEGGLVAYTPYAKENVIGVPSDLITQHGTISEECAKVMAIQSQKRLNVDAAISFTGVAGPDRSEGQDPGVVYIALQVGRRAPFVKRYHFEGGRDKVRLRAVKKGYELVFHYLKNL, encoded by the coding sequence ATGAAGACTGAAATCATAGCTGTCGGCACAGAACTTTTATTAGGCCAAATCGCTAATACGAATGCCCAGTGGATTTCCAGGATATTAGCTAAATATGGTGCTTCGGTTTATTTTCATGGTGTCGTGGGGGACAATATGGAGCGGGCCGTCAAAACCTTCGAAGTGGCGAGTGAACGTTCAGATGTGATCATTGTTACCGGAGGGTTAGGCCCAACAGAGGATGATTTAACCCGTGATGCAGTAAAGCCGTTGCTAAAGCAAAACTTAGTCATTCATGAAGAAACCCTTACAAAAATTGAGGCCGTTTATCAAAATAATAACCGTCAGATGACCGCTAATAATCGAAAGCAGGCATTAGTTTTCGAACATGCTAAGGTCTTGCACAACGCAGAGGGGATGGCACCTGGGCAGATAGTGAAATACGAACAGACTTTATTTGTATTCCTGCCCGGTGTGCCTTCAGAAATGAAGAGTCTAATGGAAAACCAAGTACTGCCTTATTTAATTGAGGCTTTTACGTTAGAATCTGAAATTGTTTCAGAAATGCTGAGATTTATAGGGATTGGTGAATCGGCTCTAGAGCATAAACTAGAAGATATGATTGCACAGCAAGTAAATCCGACTATTGCGCCGCTTGCATCTGAAGGCGAAGTTGGACTGAGGCTCACTTCTTCAGGTGCGGAGGCCAAATCAAAAATAGCGGCGCTGAAAAGTGATATTTTGCAGCGGGCTGGTGAATTTTACTACGGAAGTGATGATCTTACCATTGAAGAAAAGGTGAGGGATCTACTTAAGGAAAACAAGCTGACCTTAGGTTCTGCCGAGAGCCTGACAGGAGGGAAGTTTATAGAACGACTTATTTCCCTTCCCGGAGCGTCAGAAGTTTGTGAAGGCGGACTTGTGGCCTATACCCCTTATGCTAAGGAAAATGTAATCGGCGTACCATCCGACCTTATTACACAGCATGGAACAATCAGTGAAGAGTGTGCCAAGGTTATGGCAATTCAGTCTCAAAAACGTTTAAATGTCGACGCAGCTATTAGTTTTACAGGGGTTGCCGGACCTGACAGGAGCGAAGGTCAGGACCCAGGGGTCGTGTACATTGCTCTTCAAGTTGGAAGAAGAGCTCCCTTTGTAAAAAGGTATCATTTCGAAGGCGGCCGCGATAAAGTACGGCTTCGTGCTGTCAAAAAGGGTTACGAACTGGTTTTTCATTATTTAAAAAATCTATAA
- the recA gene encoding recombinase RecA, with amino-acid sequence MSDRKQALDMALRQIEKQFGKGSIMKLGEQAEQRISTVSSGSLALDVALGVGGYPRGRIVEIYGPESSGKTTVALHAIAEAQRQGGQAAFIDAEHALDPVYARALGVDIEELLLSQPDTGEQALEIAEALVRSGAVDMVVVDSVAALVPKAEIEGEMGDAHVGLQARLMSQALRKLSGAINKSKTTAIFINQIREKVGVMFGNPETTPGGRALKFYSSVRLEVRRAETLKQGDEMVGNKTRLKVVKNKVAPPFKKAEVDIMYGEGISREGELLDIGTDLDLVQKSGSWYSYNEERMGQGRENAKKYLKENEEVYQEIKGLVRAHYDMDGSSSEEKSEKVSESQESLDV; translated from the coding sequence ATGAGTGACCGTAAACAGGCATTAGATATGGCGTTAAGACAAATTGAGAAGCAATTTGGTAAAGGGTCTATTATGAAACTAGGTGAACAAGCTGAACAAAGAATCAGTACGGTGTCCAGCGGATCTCTCGCCCTCGATGTGGCTCTAGGTGTGGGCGGGTATCCCCGTGGAAGAATTGTTGAGATATATGGTCCGGAATCTTCCGGTAAAACAACTGTAGCCCTCCATGCTATTGCTGAAGCTCAGAGACAGGGTGGACAAGCGGCTTTTATTGATGCGGAACATGCGCTTGACCCAGTTTATGCTCGTGCGTTGGGTGTAGATATTGAGGAACTATTGCTGTCACAGCCCGATACAGGAGAGCAAGCTTTGGAAATTGCTGAAGCTCTGGTACGAAGTGGCGCTGTGGATATGGTAGTAGTTGATTCAGTCGCTGCGCTTGTACCGAAGGCTGAAATTGAAGGGGAAATGGGAGATGCTCACGTAGGTCTTCAAGCACGTTTAATGTCCCAAGCTTTGAGAAAACTATCCGGTGCAATTAATAAATCGAAAACGACAGCAATCTTTATTAATCAAATCCGTGAAAAAGTCGGTGTAATGTTTGGGAACCCTGAAACCACACCTGGTGGTCGTGCCCTTAAATTCTATTCATCTGTAAGACTCGAAGTACGTCGTGCTGAAACCTTGAAACAAGGTGACGAAATGGTGGGGAACAAAACAAGATTAAAAGTAGTTAAAAACAAAGTAGCTCCTCCATTTAAGAAAGCTGAAGTTGACATTATGTATGGAGAAGGAATTTCCAGAGAAGGTGAACTACTAGATATCGGTACTGATCTAGACCTGGTTCAAAAGAGTGGATCCTGGTATTCTTACAATGAAGAAAGAATGGGACAGGGACGAGAAAACGCCAAAAAGTACTTGAAGGAAAATGAAGAGGTATATCAGGAAATTAAAGGATTAGTTCGTGCGCACTACGATATGGACGGCTCCTCTTCCGAAGAGAAAAGTGAAAAGGTCTCTGAGAGTCAAGAATCTCTTGATGTATAA
- the rny gene encoding ribonuclease Y — protein sequence MDMLSIAFILLALIVGSVVGYLIRKSIAEAKISSAEDLAKQIVEEGRRNAESAKKEALLEAKEENQTFRQEAENEIRERRMELQKTENRLTQKEENLDRKSGTLDQRELSLEKKEGTLAERQQQIEETESKVEAMLQEQQTELERISGLTSDQAKQVILERVEQEVSHESALMVKEAENRAKEEADKKAKSILSLALQRCAADHVAETTVSVVNLPNDEMKGRIIGREGRNIRTLETLTGIDLIIDDTPEAVILSGFDPIRRETARMALEKLVQDGRIHPARIEEMVDKSRREVDDYIREVGEETTFEIGVHGLHPDLIKILGRLKYRTSYGQNVLKHSTEVAYLSGLLAAELGEDETLARRAGLLHDIGKAIDHEVEGSHVEIGKELASKYKENDVVINAIASHHGDEEPTSVIAVLVAAADALSAARPGARSETLENYIKRLEKLEEICESYGGVEKSFAIQAGREVRIIVRPDEIDDLTATSLARDIRNQIENELDYPGHIKVTVIRETRSVEYAK from the coding sequence ATGGATATGTTATCCATCGCCTTCATTTTGCTTGCCCTTATCGTCGGTTCTGTTGTTGGTTATCTCATTCGGAAATCTATTGCGGAAGCTAAAATCTCTAGCGCCGAAGACCTTGCCAAACAAATTGTTGAGGAAGGTCGACGTAATGCTGAATCTGCGAAGAAAGAAGCACTTCTTGAAGCAAAAGAGGAAAATCAAACTTTTCGTCAGGAAGCAGAGAACGAGATTCGCGAGCGCCGCATGGAACTACAGAAAACTGAAAATCGATTAACACAGAAAGAAGAGAATCTTGATCGTAAGAGTGGAACTTTAGATCAGCGTGAATTATCACTCGAAAAGAAAGAGGGGACTCTTGCCGAAAGACAACAACAAATTGAAGAAACGGAAAGCAAAGTGGAAGCGATGCTTCAAGAACAGCAAACAGAGCTTGAACGAATCTCCGGTCTAACATCAGACCAGGCGAAACAGGTTATTCTCGAACGCGTGGAACAAGAAGTATCTCATGAATCAGCACTAATGGTTAAGGAAGCCGAGAACCGTGCCAAAGAAGAAGCAGATAAGAAAGCGAAAAGCATTCTTTCACTTGCCCTTCAGCGCTGTGCTGCCGATCATGTTGCAGAGACTACAGTATCAGTAGTAAACTTGCCAAACGACGAAATGAAGGGGCGGATTATCGGTCGTGAAGGTCGTAACATCCGTACGTTAGAAACGCTTACTGGCATTGATCTTATTATTGATGATACTCCTGAAGCCGTTATCCTTTCAGGGTTTGACCCTATTCGTCGGGAAACAGCACGTATGGCCTTAGAGAAACTTGTTCAGGATGGCAGAATTCATCCAGCACGTATTGAAGAGATGGTTGATAAATCACGACGTGAAGTGGATGATTACATCCGAGAGGTTGGAGAAGAAACGACTTTTGAAATCGGAGTGCATGGATTACATCCAGACCTTATTAAAATTCTCGGTCGCTTGAAATATCGTACAAGCTACGGACAAAATGTTCTTAAGCATTCTACAGAGGTGGCTTATTTATCCGGTCTTCTGGCTGCAGAGCTGGGAGAAGACGAAACGTTAGCGCGCCGCGCAGGACTGTTGCATGACATAGGTAAAGCGATAGACCACGAGGTGGAAGGAAGTCACGTGGAAATTGGGAAGGAATTAGCTTCCAAATATAAAGAGAACGATGTCGTGATTAACGCGATTGCTTCTCACCATGGCGACGAAGAACCAACCTCTGTGATTGCTGTACTTGTGGCTGCAGCTGATGCTCTTTCAGCCGCACGTCCAGGTGCGCGCAGTGAGACACTTGAGAACTACATTAAACGTCTTGAAAAACTTGAAGAGATCTGTGAATCTTATGGCGGTGTTGAAAAGTCATTTGCCATTCAAGCAGGGCGTGAAGTACGGATCATTGTTCGACCGGACGAAATTGACGATTTAACAGCGACTAGTCTGGCAAGGGATATACGTAATCAAATTGAGAATGAACTTGATTATCCGGGCCACATTAAAGTGACAGTCATTCGTGAAACACGTTCAGTGGAATATGCGAAATAA
- a CDS encoding TIGR00282 family metallophosphoesterase produces the protein MKILFIGDVVGSPGRTMVDEYLPKLKQKYQPTITIINGENAAAGKGITEKIYRRFLEVGAQAVTLGNHSWDKREVFEFIDHAEYLVRPANFPEGTPGKGITYVKTPKAEVAVINLQGRTFLAPNDDPFRKIDSLIDEAKQRTPIIFLDFHAEATSEKQAMGWYVDGRISVNVGTHTHIQTADERILPNGTAYISDVGMTGPYDGILGMEREAVLKRFLTNLPVRFEVPKTGRTQLSGFLVDVDETNGRATKVKRIQINEDHPFFG, from the coding sequence ATGAAAATATTATTTATAGGTGATGTTGTTGGGTCTCCAGGACGCACGATGGTTGACGAATATCTTCCTAAGTTAAAACAGAAGTATCAGCCAACGATAACAATCATAAATGGTGAAAATGCAGCAGCAGGAAAGGGCATTACAGAAAAGATTTATCGGCGATTTTTAGAAGTAGGTGCCCAGGCAGTTACGCTGGGGAATCATTCATGGGATAAGCGTGAAGTTTTTGAGTTTATTGATCATGCCGAATATTTAGTCCGGCCCGCCAATTTCCCCGAGGGAACACCAGGGAAAGGTATTACCTATGTCAAGACGCCTAAGGCTGAGGTAGCGGTCATTAATTTACAAGGCCGGACTTTTCTGGCCCCGAACGACGATCCTTTTCGCAAAATTGATAGTTTGATTGATGAAGCTAAACAACGAACTCCTATTATCTTTCTCGACTTTCATGCCGAAGCTACGAGTGAAAAACAGGCGATGGGCTGGTACGTAGACGGAAGGATCAGTGTGAATGTTGGGACCCATACTCATATACAAACAGCTGATGAGCGCATTTTACCAAATGGGACTGCTTATATTTCTGATGTGGGCATGACTGGACCTTACGACGGAATTCTTGGTATGGAACGCGAAGCCGTATTAAAAAGGTTTCTAACGAATTTGCCGGTACGTTTTGAAGTCCCTAAGACGGGAAGAACACAATTGAGTGGGTTTTTGGTAGATGTGGATGAAACCAACGGCCGTGCAACGAAGGTAAAAAGAATTCAAATTAACGAGGACCACCCGTTTTTTGGCTGA
- a CDS encoding stage V sporulation protein S, with product MEVLKVSAKSVPNSVAGALANVIRERGTAEIQAIGAGALNQAVKAVAIARGFVAPSGVDLICIPAFTDIMIDEEERTAIKLIVEPR from the coding sequence ATGGAAGTATTAAAAGTATCAGCTAAATCCGTACCTAATTCAGTAGCAGGAGCCCTGGCAAATGTCATTCGGGAACGTGGAACAGCAGAGATTCAAGCCATTGGGGCTGGGGCACTAAACCAGGCCGTGAAAGCGGTTGCGATAGCGCGCGGGTTTGTTGCGCCTAGTGGTGTTGATCTCATTTGTATTCCCGCCTTTACCGATATCATGATTGATGAGGAGGAACGTACGGCAATCAAATTAATTGTCGAGCCTCGTTAA
- the tdh gene encoding L-threonine 3-dehydrogenase has product MDGTMKAIVKHHRGKGAELREVSIPNIQADEVLIRVKATSICGTDVHIYNWDEWSASRVNPPYVFGHEFAGEIVEVGESVDNFSIGDYVSAETHLVCGHCTQCLTGKYHICENTQIIGVDTQGCFAEYVALPASNLWRNPDGLPNDIASIQEPMGNAVHTVLNGDVAGKSVAIIGCGPIGLMAVGVAKAAGASQVLAFDLNSYRLELAKEMGATVTINSGEADPVEEARRLTDQHGVDVVCEMSGHPVAMDQGFKMITNGGRVSILSLPTTPVTLDITNDVVFKGVQVQGITGRKMYETWQQVSRLLHSGQVDVKPIITHHFDLEEFEQGFQLMNEGKCGKVVLHP; this is encoded by the coding sequence GTGGATGGAACAATGAAAGCTATTGTGAAGCATCATCGTGGAAAAGGGGCGGAACTTCGCGAAGTTTCTATACCAAATATCCAGGCTGATGAAGTACTTATACGTGTGAAAGCAACCTCAATCTGTGGAACAGATGTTCATATTTATAATTGGGATGAGTGGTCAGCTAGCCGAGTTAATCCGCCGTATGTATTCGGTCATGAATTCGCTGGTGAAATAGTTGAAGTGGGAGAATCAGTCGATAATTTTTCCATCGGAGATTATGTGAGTGCAGAGACCCATCTTGTGTGCGGTCACTGCACTCAATGTCTGACGGGTAAATATCATATATGTGAAAACACTCAAATCATTGGTGTTGACACACAGGGGTGTTTTGCAGAATATGTAGCCTTGCCTGCTAGTAATCTATGGCGTAATCCAGACGGCCTGCCTAATGATATTGCCTCCATTCAAGAGCCGATGGGAAACGCGGTTCACACTGTGCTAAACGGTGACGTGGCAGGTAAATCAGTAGCGATTATTGGCTGTGGTCCGATTGGATTAATGGCCGTCGGAGTCGCTAAAGCAGCCGGAGCATCTCAAGTGCTGGCATTTGATTTGAATTCGTATCGATTAGAACTTGCTAAGGAAATGGGAGCCACCGTCACCATCAATTCTGGTGAAGCGGATCCAGTAGAAGAAGCAAGGAGACTAACCGACCAACATGGTGTTGATGTTGTTTGTGAGATGAGCGGTCACCCAGTGGCCATGGACCAAGGCTTTAAGATGATCACAAATGGAGGAAGAGTTTCGATTTTAAGTCTTCCAACTACTCCGGTTACTCTCGATATTACCAATGACGTTGTGTTTAAAGGGGTTCAAGTCCAAGGGATAACTGGACGTAAAATGTATGAAACGTGGCAGCAAGTTTCCCGTTTGTTACACTCTGGGCAAGTGGATGTGAAGCCGATTATCACTCATCATTTTGATCTTGAAGAATTCGAACAAGGATTCCAGTTAATGAATGAAGGAAAATGCGGTAAAGTAGTATTACACCCATAA